Sequence from the Nerophis ophidion isolate RoL-2023_Sa linkage group LG10, RoL_Noph_v1.0, whole genome shotgun sequence genome:
TGTGATAGCCCTGCTCATGAGAAAAGACTACATTTTTAGGTTAatgccaatatttaagttacaaaCAACATCTGTTGTCTTTCCAGACacttaaacacaaacatttctttatggtcaggatgtgctctcctgaccacacacacacacacaggaagaagGAAtgtaaaactgatggtttggctttaCCAAGTTAGGAGTGCTTCATTTTTGACTTGACTTCCtacaggaactgcagtcctgtataataaCGCTTGCTTCAAATGAAGCAAtttttggttcagtaaagcgtctccgaTGTTTCTTTTGATTTAGCCGCACTGCTGTGTCATCCTTCTGTCTGGAAGCAGATGACAAGACCAGTAATACACATAGGTGATTTTATAGACGCCGGCTGAATTCCGTCGATGCTACAGAGTATCGTTTAACGTAAAATCATACAAAAATACCAGATGATACCTTCGGTGCTTGTAACATCACGTCTGGTTGCAGACTCAACAGGAAAGAAGGAGTCACAGCAATCAGAGCACACTTAGTCAAACTGCAATTTTTCCATGTGAACACAGCCTGTTAGAAAAAACTCAAGACGTAATGTAAGGCTACCCATATCCAAACTCTGCTAGCTTGATGCTACTTTACATAGACTTTGCCATAAACATTCTACTAatcagcattagcgattttaacaCCTCAAAATTTGGTaacgaaaactacaactaaggtgcatgttacaatcaaacagcaagTGATTAATAGATCGTATTATTTACACTACTGctatctaacgtcttggaataaCTGAATGAAGTCTATTACATAATTgcaaatcagatgaaaaatgtaagAAATCAAGATGTAACAAGGACATCACCGTTATCATAATCAGCctatttttaaatgttatattaaaaatagtatttagtttttaaattattcatatttattaacagttaacacacacaaaagcactGAAAATTGGCACCATTGAGTGCCGTATAGGTttaaatgtgacaaagaacaaaGCCATGATGACAAAGACAGGTCAGGTGTTTTGATTGGAGATGagcagaaaaaaatatacatgtatactttcTAACCCAAACAGATATTCACTTAATTCCTCACGCACTTTCCGCTGATGAAgtcacattatcgatgggaaaattaattttcaaacatgatttgcctgagcggcgaggagtcaccaagagtaacaagcggtagaaaatggattagacccctgatctagactctAGCTTTAAGTTACATAAAACATAAACTATCACCCTACAATCTACCAACCACCCAAAAACGTAATATATACGTCCAGTTACACTGAAAGTTGCATGTACCAAATATACCGGAATAAGTACATCAAAATATATCTGGAATGAGTCCAAGAAAAATCGAAGAGAAACACTTCTAACATCTATCCTCAAAGACAAGAATCCCCAAACTAACTTCCTATTTGGAGTAATTACCGTCCCCCTCGACATCTGGCATAAGACTTTTGAGTCTGATTCGGTTTGTGAGCCAGCTAAAATAGACATTCAAGCGTGAGAGGCACttcttactgtaatatttgtagCCCGTGAGCACTGAACGCTTAAAACAACTGAAACAAAACTCttacttgaaaaaataatttaaaaactcaCAGAAAAGGGATTTACAGAATTTATTATTCACAACaacaatacaaaatatatatatcaaaactATAGAGAATTTGAACTAATGAATAATGAGAtaacatacaatatatacaaaacagtCTAAAACATTTACTTGGCCTATGTAGTTACATCTTTCATCGAAAGAAAATTACGTTAGTCCCAAAATGAAGCAGTGACATAAACCTGACGACGAGCAGTGTTGGCGACGGTGTGAAACCTTTTCACATCCATTATCACAAATGATCACTtcactacatatacatatatatatacacacacatacatacatagacagtggggccaaaaagtatttagtcagccaccgattgtgcaagttctcccacttaaaatgatgacagaggtctgtaattttcatcataggtacacttcaactgtgagagacagaatgtggaaataaaaatccagtaattcacattgtaggaattttaaagaatttatttgtatattatggtggaaaataagtatttggtcaaccattcaaagcggacggatcaatcgtcctgtcccctgagcagaaaaacagccccgaagcatgtttccacccccatgcttcacagtaggtatggtgttctttggatgcaactcagtattcttcttcctccaaacacgacgtgttgagtttataccaaaaagttctattttggtttcatctgaccacatgaccttctcccaatcctctgctgtatcatccatgtatccattttggtataaactcaactcgtcgtgtttggaggaataagaatactgagttgcatcccaagaacaccatacctactgtgaagcatgggggtggaaacatcatgctttggggctgtttttctgctaaggggacaggacgatttattcgtgttaaagaaagaatgaatggggccatgtatcgtgagattttgagccaaaacttccttccatcagtgaaagctttgaatggttgaccaaatacttattttccaccataatttataaataaatcttaaaattcctacaatgtaaattcctggatttttttttcacattctgtctctcacagttgaagtgtacctatgatgaaaattacagacctctgtcatcattttaagtgggagaacttgcacaatcggtggctaactaaatacttttttgccccactgtatatatacatgtatatacgtatatatatatgcatacatatatatatatatatatatatatatatatatatatatatattcaaaagaAGAAAATTGCCCTGTAATTGCTGTAAGCCATCTTCTCTTGTGCATCTTATCACACACTGCTTTTCTGTCAATGAAAGCTAAAATGTCTTTTATCTTCTAATGGCCGTTTTTTATGTTCTGCATAACAAAGAGAAGatgaaaggaaaaaaagaaaaaaagaagaaggataaACGCAGACGATGTGCCACATGATACCGGAACACGACAGCTCCAAGATGTGTCCATGTTCTCATCTCCCAATGAAGACTCCCAGTTGCTGCATGAGCATACACTCTCGTCAGTCTGGGTCACTTGTGCGCAACCTTCTTCTGCTTTGCTCATGTTGCTGGGGTTTGCAAACCTGGCCACTGTTAAACAAGCACTGTCTTCTCCAATCCTGAAAGAACAATGGAGGCatgattcatttttatttcacagtttgtgaaaAAAGACGCAGCCAACGAACGGCTCTCAAGCCAGACTTTAACCTTCTATAcctgtggttctcaaactgtaGCACACGGGCTAGATCTCCTGGTACGCCAAAAAGTGACTAagttttcctatattcaaagaCATTTTTACTGTTCAAAttttgtgtaatgttacagtggccaaaaatattaaatacacttgttaGATAAAACTTATGTTGTGTATTTTTATGATTACTTAAGCCTGCTGTATGTTGGTCATTATAGTCGTACTTGGACagcaaagtgttttctgaggtgcaaCTTGGtgaaaagagtttgagaaccactgctctattcaaCACAGTCATTAGACCTACAAAACAACTGAGATCAACAACTTAAGTGATCTACACCTACTcagttagtgtccgccctgagatcggtgggttcggagttcaaaccctggccgagtcctaccaaagactataaaaatgggacccattacctccctgcttggcactcagcatcaagggttggcattgggggttgaatcaccacaaatgattcccgggcgcggcaccactgctgcccaggctcccctaacctcccagggggtgaacaaggggatgggtcaaatgcagaggacaaatttcgccacacctcgtgtgtgtgtgacaatcattggtactttagctttaaCTTACAAAAATGGTGGACCAGCCAGAACACCAGTCAAATTGTGTTAGCACAAGAAGTGGGCGGATTGATCAAAATATGCATGATACTGATACACAGGATTGATATGAGCTCTGTACGAGTAGGATGGgctcaatattttttttgttataaatATTTATGATCCCTCGATCAGAAAacccttggctctccaagtagcaGTAGAGTGACCAAAATCTAAATACAGTAGCGTGGTTGACCTAagttttaattaaaaacaaagcagatgttTTATTTGTGGTAAATCGTCTTGTTTGTTAActatctttgtctctgtggggcCGAGCCAGCATACACATGCAAAAGTTAAATCTCATTACGTAAGCGTAGCGTAAGAGAAATTATTCATGTCAGGCACAAGGTCTAATCAATTTTTCCTTATTTcattttggacatttcctgaaagctCCACTCCTAACTTAATGAGTTATACTGCTAATGAACAAACCTTGTCGACGATCACGTAACCTCCCCGGTGGTTTTTGCATCGCAGTACAAAGCTGGAAATTAGTTAACAATATACAAATACTATATGAGAAAATGCAAGGGTATCAGAATTATTGTAAAATGATGTCAAAAGTtcaaaataagtaaacaaatagCAAAAACTACCATTGAGACTTTGGCTCTCATCCAAATCGTTTGGCCCTCCTGTGTCTAaggatttttttcatatatatatatatatatatatatatatatatatatatatatatatatatatatatatatatgtgtgtgtgtgtgtgtgtgtgtgtgtgtgtatgtatataaagtcgtccccaaccaccgggccgcggcgattggtaccaggccgcacaagaaaaaaaaaaaaagaaaaaattattaaatcaacataaaaaacactatacattatatatcaatatagagcAATACAGTCTGCGGGGATACAATCCGTAAGCACAGATGATtctatttctttatgaaaaaaatatatatatcacccccccccaccccgcagctacaaaaaggttggggaccactgtgtatatatatatatatatatatatagtattaaaTATATGGGTCTCACCTGCAGGAGACTTCGCCAGGGTCCACCCATAATGTGAGCGCAGGAGGCAAACCGAGATCACTGAAGTTCACACCACTCTCCCTGCAGGCCCGAAGAAGTTCTGGATCCTGACATTTGGACATATTGACTCGAATGCACCTGTTAAGAAACACCATGTTTAGCATACAACATGAGTGTGGAAAACACAAAACTATACTGAGTCATACCTGTATGCTTGTCCTTTGCTGGGGTTGTCGGGGTACCAGTGGCCCTGGAACTTCTCCTCGAGGGCCCCGTGGAGCTTCTCAATGAAGAGCTCAGTCTTCTGCTTGGTCAACTTAGTCACCAGCATATCCATGAGCACGCACACGACTGCCAGCTCTCGCTCCATCACCCACCAAATGACTTTGCATTCTTCATTTGCCGATTCGACTTAAGTACCCACAGGGCGGGACGACATGAAGGGAAACTACAAAGAGGGATGACATCATAAAGACTACCGGTCCAATGACCAATGAGAGATCAGTGGGAATCTTTGAAGTCTTACAAGTCAGCTAAATGGACATGAAGATGGACCGAGGTGTCCTAAAAATGTCAATATGCTTTTCTTTTAATTGTCCTCACATGACAAAATTGGAAGTGGTTTGTacgactaaaaaataaaaaaaataaaaaataaaagcaccATACAAAATGTAATaccaataacaaaatataaattacatGACAAAAGTTGTGGAAAATCCTCTAAAGAGGGAGGTGGAGGGAATAGTGCGAGCGTGCCCAGCAGCGAATAGGTTTCCCCACCCTGCCGATGACAGGCAGCTTGTGGGCGTAGGCGCGAGGCGGCACGGTGGGAAGGGTCGGCGTTGGAGCAAACGTGGTCTGGAAGGGCCGTCTGCCTCGACAACTACGTCCCATTTGTCTTCCGCCAATGAGGAAGGAGAAAGTCAGAGGCCCCGACTGAGGAGACGTGAAGCGCGCTTTAGGGAAAACGTCCCGAGATGGACCCGCCTGTCGCTGGCCTGCACGGGATGCGGAGGACCTGGACCGCTGCACAGATGAGGAAGAGGAGCGAGCCAGAGACctgttggggaaaaaaaagattaagttgttttttttgggttgggttggggggtggggAGAGTGGGATTTAAAAAGGGAGGAATTTTCTACCTTCCGGATCCAGTCAGAGCCAGGCTGGGAGGAGGCGGCTCGGTCCGAGGACTCCCATCATGCCTTGGGCTGATGTTCAAATTGGCTGTGAGCTGAGGCATCTTCCGGGCGGCGTCATGGTTAGAGGGGGGTGTAAGGGGATCCTTCCTGGCGTCACCGAGCTGGGCTGGCCCGCCGCCAAAACCGTGTCCAGTGCTGAACCTGACAGCCAAGCTGTCCCCAAAGAAGGAGTAGAGCTCACAGTACATGGCGGGGAGCGGCACGGGGGTCCAATCTTCCCACGGGCAGCCGGCACTGCCAGCCTGGAGGTGGCTGGCGATTCCCAAGGCAGCCTCGGAGTCAGGTTCTGGAGGCGGGCTGAGGCCAGGGGAGTTCACCCTGTAACCCAGAACGCCTGCTGCAGAGTTCAAAAGAGCGCTGGAGCCTGTGTCTGCCGGCTGGGACAGAGACAGTGCTTTCATCTTCAGCAGGCGCTCTACTGCTACCTACAGGACAAATGGAAGAACTGCACATCTCTGCTTTGTCATGATAATTTAAGAAAGATGTACGTACCAAGATCGCTCCATAGACCTTGTGTCCATCTGCTTTGACCTGGGCATTAGACACAGAGTAGTCGTCCAGTACAGCCTGCAGGTTGGCCCAGTAGGCGGGAAGATGCGGGAAGAGAACCCTTTCAACGGCCTGAAAAGGAAATCTAATTATTGCACCATGGTGTGCTTGTAGATTGAGCATTAGGCAAACCTTCCATCCCAGAGCGTGGAGGCCCACCACAGCACCATAGTGGGAGCAAAGCGGTCTCACGGGGTCCGACAGAACCTTCTGCAGTGACAGTAGAATTTGGTGGTAGAGTCCACTCACCAGATCACCATGAGTCCTGGAAGGATCACAAACCCACTAACCATCAAATAATACAGCGCTACACGGCAGTGACTTTAAATTTGAAAGCCAAAAAATTGTCACCAGAAAATGTGGCTGAGGAGCAGTGCCGCATAGTCCCTGAGAGTCCAGTGGTCGTTGAGTGGGTTGATGGAGGCGGCCAGAGGCTCCAGGATGCAGTACATGACACTGGACACCAGGCTACGCACGTAGGAGCCCAGATACAGGTAAGGGTTCTGGACCAGGCTCTTTACCATGTGTAATAGCCTGTTGAGCTGCTCCAGGTCGTGGCTCACAGACTTCAcctgaaacaaacaaaacatttgaaTACTACAAGTTCAAACCTGACGAAGGGCAGTGTTGCCGATGGTTTGAAAACTTTACAAATCCATTATTATACGTTATCAGTTTTTCTTTTCTTCCCTCTTTGGGTACCCAAATGaccacaaatatatatgtatatatacacacagaggctatatcatccctacgagGCTGTTTCACAGGATTCCGGGCAGCGTCATGGTTACAGGGATTTCACTGACAAGCAGAGAAACTTGCAAAACAGGCTTGGAGGGACGATataacctctgtgttttttcctgacctaacgtatattccactctacccaagtattgagcactgtagaacgggtaaaccacagaaaccttaacttgtgtgcgtatatatatatagggatatatatgtgtgtgtatatatatatatatagagagagagagcgatatatatatatatatgtatatatatatatatatatatatatatatatatatatatatatatatatatatatatatatatatatatatatatatatgaacactaAATAGATTAtataacatttaataaagtcaaatacaaataaggaaaCGAGAAGTATCCCACAATTCCCTTTTGTTAAGTAAATCTAAACAGCAGATATGGACATCTAAATGAACAATATGATTTTACCCGGGTAGTTGGAcagaaaaattatatatatttttaatttgggACATCCGATGGGCCAGATTGTGGCCGCTGGTTGTAGCTGGGTTGTCGTAGTGTGTTGTACCCCTGCTTTAACTAATCACTATGAATGTAGGAGGCATTGATAATGTGTATTTTTTCTTATTCTTGCCTGCCATGCACACTTCGAtccatcaaagtttatttatatagcccttaatcacaagtgcctcaaagggtttcacaaaccacgacgacata
This genomic interval carries:
- the taf6l gene encoding TAF6-like RNA polymerase II p300/CBP-associated factor-associated factor 65 kDa subunit 6L isoform X2; amino-acid sequence: MRHAKRRKLTVEDFNRALRWSNVEAVCGYGSLDALPFRSVKDGELFFTEERDINLVELALATNIPKGCAETMVRVNVSYLDGKGNVAAQGTVPSAVQSLSDDLLKYYQQITRAILGEDPHLMKVALLDLQSNSKMAALLPYFVYVISGVKSVSHDLEQLNRLLHMVKSLVQNPYLYLGSYVRSLVSSVMYCILEPLAASINPLNDHWTLRDYAALLLSHIFWTHGDLVSGLYHQILLSLQKVLSDPVRPLCSHYGAVVGLHALGWKAVERVLFPHLPAYWANLQAVLDDYSVSNAQVKADGHKVYGAILVAVERLLKMKALSLSQPADTGSSALLNSAAGVLGYRVNSPGLSPPPEPDSEAALGIASHLQAGSAGCPWEDWTPVPLPAMYCELYSFFGDSLAVRFSTGHGFGGGPAQLGDARKDPLTPPSNHDAARKMPQLTANLNISPRHDGSPRTEPPPPSLALTGSGRSLARSSSSSVQRSRSSASRAGQRQAGPSRDVFPKARFTSPQSGPLTFSFLIGGRQMGRSCRGRRPFQTTFAPTPTLPTVPPRAYAHKLPVIGRVGKPIRCWARSHYSLHLPL
- the LOC133560166 gene encoding protein BTG3-like — its product is MERELAVVCVLMDMLVTKLTKQKTELFIEKLHGALEEKFQGHWYPDNPSKGQAYRCIRVNMSKCQDPELLRACRESGVNFSDLGLPPALTLWVDPGEVSCRIGEDSACLTVARFANPSNMSKAEEGCAQVTQTDESVCSCSNWESSLGDENMDTSWSCRVPVSCGTSSAFILLLFFFFSFHLLFVMQNIKNGH
- the taf6l gene encoding TAF6-like RNA polymerase II p300/CBP-associated factor-associated factor 65 kDa subunit 6L isoform X1: MVTMAEREERRFAEVSRDSVKLMAESAGVELGDDVAALLAEDVCYRLREATQSSSQFMRHAKRRKLTVEDFNRALRWSNVEAVCGYGSLDALPFRSVKDGELFFTEERDINLVELALATNIPKGCAETMVRVNVSYLDGKGNVAAQGTVPSAVQSLSDDLLKYYQQITRAILGEDPHLMKVALLDLQSNSKMAALLPYFVYVISGVKSVSHDLEQLNRLLHMVKSLVQNPYLYLGSYVRSLVSSVMYCILEPLAASINPLNDHWTLRDYAALLLSHIFWTHGDLVSGLYHQILLSLQKVLSDPVRPLCSHYGAVVGLHALGWKAVERVLFPHLPAYWANLQAVLDDYSVSNAQVKADGHKVYGAILVAVERLLKMKALSLSQPADTGSSALLNSAAGVLGYRVNSPGLSPPPEPDSEAALGIASHLQAGSAGCPWEDWTPVPLPAMYCELYSFFGDSLAVRFSTGHGFGGGPAQLGDARKDPLTPPSNHDAARKMPQLTANLNISPRHDGSPRTEPPPPSLALTGSGRSLARSSSSSVQRSRSSASRAGQRQAGPSRDVFPKARFTSPQSGPLTFSFLIGGRQMGRSCRGRRPFQTTFAPTPTLPTVPPRAYAHKLPVIGRVGKPIRCWARSHYSLHLPL